One Eubalaena glacialis isolate mEubGla1 chromosome 11, mEubGla1.1.hap2.+ XY, whole genome shotgun sequence DNA segment encodes these proteins:
- the ALG10 gene encoding dol-P-Glc:Glc(2)Man(9)GlcNAc(2)-PP-Dol alpha-1,2-glucosyltransferase, with protein MLSSLRLVPPCAPISSPNVKLDFGDLRIPHIFSRTRFLAMRAGMAQLEGYYFSAALSCTFLVSCLLFSAFSRALREPYMDEIFHLPQAQRYCEGHFSLSQWDPMITTLPGLYLLSVGVVKPASWIFGWSEHVVCSIGMLRFVNLLFSVGNFYLLYLLLRKVQPRHKAASSIQRILSTLTLAVFPTLYFFNFLYYTEAGSMFFTLFAYLMCLYGNHKTSALLGFCGFMFRQTNIIWAIFCAGNVIAQKLTEAWKTELQKKKEERLSSIKGPFSEFRKILQFLLAYSMSFKNLSMLFLLTWPYILLMFLFCAFVVVNGGIVIGDRSSHEACLHFPQLFYFFSFTLFFSFPHLLSLKKIRSFLCLVWKRRIQFFVITLVSIFLVWKFTYAHKYLLADNRHYTFYVWKRVFQRYEIVKYLLVPVYIFAGWSIADSLKSKSIFWNLMFFICLFTVIVPQKLLEFRYFILPYVIYRLNIPLPPTSRLVCELGCYAVVNFLTFYIFLNKTFQWPNSQDIQRFMW; from the exons ATGCTCAGTTCCCTCCGGCTAGTCCCTCCTTGCGCGCCCATTTCGAGCCCGAATGTCAAGCTCGACTTTGGGGACTTGAGAATCCCGCACATATTTTCCAGGACTAGATTCTTGGCTATGCGGGCAGGAATGGCGCAGCTGGAGGGTTACTATTTCTCGGCAGCCCTGAGCTGTACCTTTTTAGTGTCCTGCCTCCTTTTCTCTGCTTTCAGCCGGGCGCTGCGAGAGCCCTACATGGACGAGATCTTCCACCTGCCGCAGGCACAGCGCTACTGTGAGGGCCATTTCTCCCTCTCGCAG TGGGACCCCATGATTACTACATTACCTGGCTTATACCTGCTGTCAGTTGGAGTGGTCAAACCTGCCAGTTGGATCTTTGGATGGTCGGAACACGTTGTCTGCTCCATTGGAATGCTCAGATTTGTTAATCTTCTCTTCAGTGTTGGCAACTTCTATTTACTATATTTGCTTCTCCGCAAGGTGCAACCCaggcacaag GCTGCCTCAAGTATCCAGAGAATCTTGTCAACATTAACATTAGCAGTATTTCCCACactctatttttttaacttcctttatTATACAGAAGCAGGATCCatgttttttactctttttgcctACTTGATGTGTCTTTATGGAAATCATAAAACTTCAGCCTTGCTTGGATTTTGTGGCTTCATGTTTCGTCAAACAAATATCATCTGGGCTATCTTCTGCGCAGGAAACGTCATTGCACAAAAGTTGACTGAAGCTTGGAAAACCGagctacaaaagaagaaagaagagaggcttTCCTCTATTAAAGGACCATTTTCAGAATTCAGGAAAATTCTTCAGTTCCTTTTGGCTTATTCCATGTCCTTTAAGAACTTGAGTATGCTTTTCCTTTTGACTTGGCCCTACATCCTTctaatgtttctgttttgtgcttTTGTGGTAGTTAATGGTGGAATTGTTATTGGTGACCGGAGTAGTCATGAAGCCTGCCTACACTTTCCTCAACTattctactttttctcttttactctctttttttcctttcctcacctACTGTCTCTTAAGAAAATCAGGTCTTTTCTTTGCTTAGTTTGGAAACGGAGAATTCAGTTTTTTGTGATTACTTTAGTCTCCATATTTTTAGTTTGGAAATTTACTTACGCTCATAAATACTTGCTAGCAGATAATAGACATTATACATTCTATGTGTGGAAAAGAGTTTTTCAAAGATatgaaattgtgaaatatttgttAGTTCCAGTTTATATATTTGCCGGTTGGAGTATCGCTGACTCATTGAAATCAAAGTCGATATTCTGGAATTTAatgtttttcatatgcttattcacCGTTATAGTACCTCAGAAACTGCTAGAATTTCGTTACTTCATTTTACCCTATGTTATTTATAGGCTTAACATACCTCTGCCACCTACATCCAGACTTGTTTGTGAGCTGGGTTGCTATGCAGTTGTGAATTTCCTAACTTTTTATATCTTTCTGAATAAGACTTTTCAGTGGCCAAATAGTCAGGACATTCAGAGGTTTATGTGGTAA